In a single window of the Streptomyces sp. 846.5 genome:
- a CDS encoding substrate-binding domain-containing protein, with amino-acid sequence MTERTRTLGMVFPPSDRHYTGMQLDFIGSVAEAAQAHGYDVLLTAGSEVGDDAFQRLLDRRRVDGVILMEIRLEDSRVDHLTERGFPFVTIGRTSDLDRTWWVDLDYGALANSCVRHLADLGHSRIAFVNRSEQLFRTGYESAHRGLQGFTEGMEALGLTGRTYLCGDDAASGEACLERILAEEPATTAVVTMNEAGLGGLYRGLTRAGLVVPRDFSVAGVAAGPWAERVTPQLTAADVPAGDMGRGGVELMMARLDSPDSPPQHVLLRPLISIRSSTGRCPSAPDADF; translated from the coding sequence ATGACCGAGCGCACCCGCACGCTCGGGATGGTGTTCCCGCCCTCTGACCGTCACTACACCGGGATGCAGCTGGACTTCATCGGGAGCGTGGCCGAGGCGGCCCAGGCGCACGGCTACGACGTGCTGCTCACCGCGGGCAGCGAGGTCGGTGACGACGCGTTCCAGCGGCTGCTCGACCGGCGCCGGGTGGACGGCGTGATCCTGATGGAGATCCGGCTGGAGGACTCCCGGGTCGACCATCTCACCGAGCGGGGCTTCCCCTTCGTGACCATCGGGCGGACCAGCGACCTCGATCGGACCTGGTGGGTGGACCTGGACTACGGAGCGCTCGCGAACAGCTGTGTGCGGCACCTGGCCGACCTGGGCCACAGCCGGATCGCCTTCGTCAACCGTTCCGAGCAGCTGTTCCGGACCGGGTACGAGTCCGCGCACCGGGGCCTGCAGGGGTTCACCGAGGGCATGGAGGCGCTGGGGCTCACCGGACGGACGTACCTGTGCGGCGACGACGCCGCCTCGGGCGAGGCGTGTCTCGAACGGATCCTGGCCGAGGAGCCGGCGACCACCGCGGTGGTCACCATGAACGAGGCGGGTCTGGGCGGCCTCTACCGCGGCCTGACCAGGGCCGGCCTCGTCGTGCCGCGCGACTTCTCGGTCGCGGGCGTGGCGGCCGGGCCCTGGGCCGAGCGGGTGACCCCGCAGCTGACCGCGGCCGATGTCCCGGCCGGTGACATGGGCCGGGGCGGCGTCGAGCTGATGATGGCTCGGCTGGACTCCCCCGATTCCCCTCCCCAGCACGTACTGCTCAGACCGCTGATCTCGATCCGGTCCAGTACCGGTCGCTGCCCCTCGGCGCCGGACGCCGACTTCTGA
- a CDS encoding sugar ABC transporter permease has product MDSRRPVPLSLRRQRTGYLLSLPGLAFLALLVVYPLGYNVWTSVHDVGLAGLIGNEPTPFDGAVNYRAVVADPAFWHALRVSAAFTAGSLVFQFTIGFALALLFVRPFPLNGLFQSLILVAWVLPPVVSGTLFRWMLDADSGAYNALLRGAGLGALSHDWLTDPSTSLLGVVFANVWVGVPFNMVLLMAGLQGIDPVLYEAAAVDGASAWQRFRRITLPLMTPVSATVLLLGLVYTFKVFDLVFVMTGGGPVDTTTVLPLYVYRVFFEQFRFGQGSAAGLLLLAVPMVAAVLYVGRLRREGERG; this is encoded by the coding sequence GTGGACAGCCGCCGGCCGGTCCCCCTCTCGCTCCGCAGGCAGCGGACCGGATACCTGCTCTCCCTGCCCGGCCTGGCCTTCCTCGCCCTGCTCGTCGTCTATCCGCTCGGCTACAACGTGTGGACCTCGGTCCACGACGTGGGCCTGGCCGGGCTGATCGGCAACGAACCCACCCCGTTCGACGGCGCCGTGAACTACCGCGCCGTCGTCGCCGACCCCGCCTTCTGGCACGCACTGCGGGTGTCGGCGGCCTTCACCGCCGGGTCGCTGGTCTTCCAGTTCACCATCGGCTTCGCCCTGGCCCTGCTCTTCGTCAGGCCGTTCCCGCTGAACGGCCTCTTCCAGTCGCTGATCCTGGTGGCCTGGGTACTGCCGCCGGTGGTCAGCGGCACCCTGTTCCGCTGGATGCTCGACGCCGACTCCGGCGCCTACAACGCCCTGCTGCGCGGGGCCGGCCTGGGCGCCCTCTCCCACGACTGGCTCACCGACCCGTCAACCTCCCTGCTCGGCGTGGTCTTCGCCAATGTGTGGGTGGGCGTGCCCTTCAACATGGTGCTGCTCATGGCCGGGCTGCAGGGCATCGACCCGGTGCTCTACGAGGCCGCGGCCGTCGACGGCGCGAGCGCCTGGCAGCGCTTCCGCCGGATCACCCTGCCGCTGATGACGCCGGTGTCCGCGACGGTGCTGCTGCTCGGCCTGGTCTACACCTTCAAGGTGTTCGACCTGGTCTTCGTGATGACCGGCGGCGGTCCCGTCGACACCACGACCGTCCTGCCGCTCTACGTCTACCGGGTCTTCTTCGAGCAGTTCCGCTTCGGGCAGGGTTCCGCGGCGGGCCTGCTGCTGCTCGCCGTGCCCATGGTCGCGGCGGTCCTCTATGTGGGGCGGCTGCGCCGGGAGGGGGAACGCGGATGA
- a CDS encoding carbohydrate ABC transporter permease — protein sequence MRPTRRPWLLTAAAALTTAAFLLPVYWMAATSLKKPDRILAVPPQWVPAPFTGENYTSAFAGGLLLRALFNSLVISCSVVALTLLLAVPLGYALARSRMRGSGTMVLALLIAQALPSIVLAAPLFILEHRAGLTDSYLGLIVADTTVTLPFAVIVLRPLLRAVPTEVEDAALVDGCGVPRVLLHVVLPAVVPGLVAVVGLSFVLGWGEFVFGLTLVQNRDVQPVTVLLNSFVGQNATSWGPLMATSTLISLPLVCAFAFFRRFVVGGLSAGRSPHRRT from the coding sequence ATGAGACCGACCCGCCGTCCCTGGCTGCTCACCGCCGCCGCCGCGCTGACCACCGCCGCGTTCCTGCTGCCCGTCTACTGGATGGCCGCGACCAGCCTCAAGAAGCCCGACCGCATCCTCGCCGTGCCGCCGCAGTGGGTGCCGGCACCGTTCACCGGCGAGAACTACACGTCGGCGTTCGCGGGCGGCCTGCTGCTGCGGGCGCTCTTCAACAGCCTGGTGATCTCCTGCAGCGTGGTCGCGCTCACCCTGCTGCTCGCCGTCCCGCTGGGCTACGCCCTGGCCCGGTCCCGGATGCGCGGTTCGGGGACGATGGTGCTGGCCCTGCTGATCGCCCAGGCACTGCCCAGCATCGTGCTGGCCGCCCCGCTGTTCATCCTCGAACACCGGGCCGGGCTGACCGACTCCTACCTCGGCCTGATCGTCGCCGACACCACGGTCACCCTGCCCTTCGCGGTGATCGTGCTCCGGCCGCTGCTCCGTGCCGTCCCCACCGAGGTGGAGGACGCCGCGCTGGTCGACGGCTGCGGAGTGCCCAGGGTGCTGCTGCACGTGGTCCTGCCGGCCGTGGTTCCCGGACTGGTCGCCGTGGTCGGGCTCTCCTTCGTGCTCGGCTGGGGCGAGTTCGTCTTCGGCCTCACCCTGGTCCAGAACCGGGACGTGCAACCGGTCACCGTCCTGCTGAACAGCTTCGTCGGCCAGAACGCCACCTCCTGGGGACCGCTGATGGCCACCTCCACGCTGATCAGCCTTCCCCTCGTCTGCGCCTTCGCCTTCTTCCGCCGGTTCGTCGTAGGCGGCCTCAGCGCCGGCCGGAGCCCCCACCGGAGGACCTGA
- a CDS encoding sugar ABC transporter substrate-binding protein, which translates to MPHTVDRRDFLRLTGAGAVALGLGEALAACGSGKSGKSATGPATLTWWDYWDQPNFQQGVNAVIADVQAHVPGVTIRRTVFPFANLTDALTRAAITGTLPDLAIVDNVAMNTLGGNGLLADLTERVQAWGQAGDYYAGPWKGCQVGGRTLGIPNNSNCLALYYNTELLQAAGVEPPRTWDQLAAAAQRLTSGNRHGLALSAVNTEEGVFQFLPFLWQTGGDLKTFATDGATALAFLHGFVSKGSLSRECVGWTQQDVNAQFLAGRAAMQVNGPWQVPSLRKSSLKWSVVPLPGDRTSATCLGGENWIVLKTSKHVDTAWQVIERTQRAGSLVPYLEALGDLPARKDLATAGTWASDPALKVFLNQLPIARPRQYGPHYPDISLAVAEAVQAVLTGSATPAAAAGSAAFKITKALGQ; encoded by the coding sequence GTGCCGCACACCGTCGACCGCCGTGACTTCCTACGTCTGACCGGCGCGGGGGCCGTGGCCCTGGGCCTCGGCGAGGCACTGGCCGCCTGCGGCTCCGGCAAGTCCGGCAAGTCCGCGACGGGCCCGGCCACCCTCACCTGGTGGGACTACTGGGACCAGCCCAACTTCCAGCAGGGCGTGAACGCCGTCATCGCCGACGTCCAGGCGCACGTCCCGGGCGTCACGATCCGCCGCACCGTCTTCCCCTTCGCCAACCTCACCGACGCCCTCACCCGGGCCGCCATCACCGGGACCCTGCCCGACCTCGCCATCGTCGACAACGTCGCCATGAACACCCTGGGCGGCAACGGGCTGCTGGCCGACCTCACCGAGCGGGTCCAGGCCTGGGGGCAGGCGGGCGACTACTACGCGGGCCCCTGGAAGGGCTGCCAGGTCGGCGGCAGGACCCTGGGCATCCCCAACAACAGCAACTGCCTCGCCCTGTACTACAACACCGAGCTGCTGCAGGCCGCGGGCGTGGAACCGCCGCGGACCTGGGACCAACTGGCCGCCGCGGCGCAGCGGCTGACGTCCGGGAACAGGCACGGACTGGCGCTGAGCGCGGTCAACACCGAGGAGGGCGTCTTCCAGTTCCTGCCCTTCCTCTGGCAGACCGGCGGTGACCTGAAGACCTTCGCCACCGACGGCGCGACCGCGCTGGCCTTCCTGCACGGCTTCGTCAGCAAGGGATCGCTGTCCCGCGAGTGCGTGGGCTGGACCCAGCAGGACGTCAACGCCCAGTTCCTCGCCGGACGGGCCGCCATGCAGGTCAACGGGCCCTGGCAGGTCCCATCGCTGCGGAAGTCCTCCCTGAAGTGGAGCGTCGTCCCGCTGCCGGGCGACCGGACCTCGGCCACCTGCCTGGGCGGCGAGAACTGGATCGTGCTGAAGACGAGCAAGCACGTGGACACGGCCTGGCAGGTCATCGAGCGCACCCAGCGGGCGGGCTCGCTGGTCCCGTACCTGGAGGCGCTCGGCGACCTCCCCGCCCGCAAGGATCTGGCCACCGCCGGTACCTGGGCCAGCGACCCAGCGCTCAAGGTCTTCCTCAACCAGCTCCCCATCGCCCGGCCGCGCCAGTACGGGCCGCACTACCCCGACATCTCGCTGGCCGTCGCCGAGGCCGTGCAGGCCGTCCTCACCGGAAGCGCCACACCCGCGGCAGCAGCCGGCAGCGCCGCATTCAAGATCACCAAGGCGCTGGGGCAGTAG